In Haloplanus rubicundus, one DNA window encodes the following:
- a CDS encoding amidohydrolase, with the protein MATLAIRGGRILRSDMTVTEADVLVDREAGDIVELGAELAGDDELDADGDLVMPGLVNAHTHVAMTLLRGHADDKSLDAWLREDIWPVEAALEPEDIEAGAALGVLEMIRSGTTTFADMYFEIDRTADVVERAGMRAMLGHGAISAGKDGAAARADIEESVAMARQLDGAADGRISTAVMPHSLTTVTPELLELAAAEAHDAGVPVHYHANETLDEVEPIVEERGQRPVEWARDLGLCTESDFFAHGVHLDDREIDLLARTGTGVVHCPASNMKLASGMAPVQRLLDSGVPVGLGTDGAASNNDLDLFDELRDAAMLGKLAAGDASAVAAPDAVSMATAGGADVLGLNAGRIEAGARADLAVIDLDAPHLTPEHDLVSHLAYAARGSDVRHTVCDGEVLMRDREVLTLDEAAVMERAAARADGLLERAGV; encoded by the coding sequence ATGGCTACGCTTGCGATCCGCGGCGGGCGCATCCTCCGCTCGGACATGACCGTCACCGAGGCGGACGTGCTGGTCGACCGCGAGGCGGGCGACATCGTCGAACTCGGTGCCGAACTCGCCGGCGACGACGAACTCGACGCCGACGGCGACCTGGTGATGCCCGGACTGGTGAACGCCCACACTCACGTCGCCATGACGCTCCTGCGCGGCCACGCCGACGACAAATCCCTGGACGCGTGGCTCCGGGAGGACATCTGGCCGGTGGAGGCGGCGCTCGAACCCGAGGACATCGAGGCCGGCGCCGCGCTGGGGGTCCTCGAGATGATCAGATCCGGGACGACGACCTTCGCCGACATGTACTTCGAAATCGACCGCACCGCGGACGTGGTGGAGCGGGCGGGGATGCGGGCGATGCTGGGTCACGGCGCCATCTCGGCGGGCAAGGACGGCGCGGCCGCCCGCGCGGATATCGAGGAGTCGGTCGCGATGGCGCGGCAACTCGACGGCGCCGCGGACGGGCGAATCTCGACGGCGGTGATGCCCCACAGCCTCACCACCGTCACGCCCGAGTTGCTGGAACTGGCGGCGGCGGAGGCCCACGACGCCGGCGTCCCGGTCCACTACCACGCCAACGAGACGCTCGACGAGGTGGAACCGATCGTCGAGGAGCGCGGCCAGCGCCCCGTCGAGTGGGCGCGTGACCTCGGCCTCTGTACCGAGTCCGACTTCTTCGCCCACGGCGTCCACCTCGACGACCGGGAGATCGATCTGCTCGCCCGGACGGGGACGGGCGTCGTCCACTGCCCGGCGTCGAACATGAAACTCGCCTCGGGAATGGCGCCGGTCCAGCGGCTTCTCGATTCAGGTGTCCCGGTCGGTCTCGGCACCGACGGCGCCGCCTCGAACAACGACCTCGACCTCTTCGACGAACTGCGGGACGCGGCGATGCTCGGGAAACTCGCCGCCGGCGACGCGAGCGCCGTCGCCGCCCCCGACGCCGTGTCGATGGCGACGGCCGGCGGCGCCGACGTACTGGGCCTGAACGCCGGCCGGATCGAGGCCGGTGCCAGGGCCGACCTCGCGGTGATCGACCTCGACGCGCCGCATCTGACGCCCGAACACGACCTCGTGAGCCACCTCGCCTACGCCGCCCGCGGGTCCGACGTGCGCCACACGGTCTGTGACGGCGAGGTGCTGATGCGTGACCGCGAGGTGTTGACGCTCGACGAGGCGGCGGTGATGGAGCGGGCGGCGGCGCGGGCCGACGGGTTGCTGGAGCGAGCGGGCGTCTGA
- the hisG gene encoding ATP phosphoribosyltransferase: MRIAVPNKGRLHDPSIDLLERAGLHLEGGADRKLYADTVDPDVTALFARAADIPEYVADGAAAVGITGLDQVRESGHDLVDLLDLEFGRCRLVVAAPEDGDIETVADLEGGTVATEFPRITRDFFADRGVDAEVVEVTGATELTPHVDMADAIVDITSTGTTLRVNRLAEIEEVLASSVRLFAHPGAVDDEKVQQLVTAFESVLAAEDRRYLMLNVSEDRLDDVRDVLPGMGGPTVMDVAGSDDVAVHAVVEERAVFGVINDLKAMGASDILVTEIERLVE; the protein is encoded by the coding sequence ATGCGCATCGCCGTCCCCAATAAGGGCCGCCTGCACGACCCGTCGATAGACCTGCTGGAACGCGCCGGCCTGCACCTCGAAGGCGGCGCGGACCGGAAACTCTACGCGGACACCGTCGACCCCGACGTGACCGCCCTGTTCGCCCGCGCCGCCGACATCCCCGAGTACGTCGCGGACGGTGCCGCCGCGGTCGGCATCACGGGCCTCGATCAGGTTCGGGAGTCGGGTCACGACCTGGTGGACCTGCTGGATCTGGAGTTCGGCCGGTGTCGCCTCGTCGTCGCCGCGCCGGAAGACGGCGACATCGAGACGGTCGCGGACCTCGAAGGTGGCACCGTCGCCACCGAGTTCCCCCGCATCACCCGCGACTTCTTCGCGGATCGCGGCGTCGACGCCGAGGTGGTGGAGGTGACGGGTGCGACGGAGCTCACCCCCCACGTCGACATGGCCGACGCCATCGTCGACATCACGTCGACGGGGACGACCCTCCGGGTCAACCGACTGGCCGAAATCGAGGAGGTGCTCGCGAGTTCGGTCCGCCTCTTCGCCCACCCCGGCGCCGTCGACGACGAGAAGGTCCAACAACTCGTCACCGCTTTCGAGTCCGTCCTCGCCGCCGAGGACAGACGCTACCTCATGTTGAACGTCTCGGAGGACCGCCTCGACGACGTGCGCGACGTGTTGCCGGGAATGGGCGGGCCGACGGTGATGGACGTGGCCGGCAGCGACGACGTGGCGGTCCACGCCGTCGTCGAGGAGCGGGCCGTCTTCGGCGTCATCAACGACCTCAAGGCGATGGGGGCGAGCGACATCCTCGTCACCGAAATCGAGCGGCTGGTGGAGTAA
- a CDS encoding YgaP family membrane protein, giving the protein MNKNVGGYDRVWRFVVGAVLLVAGVVGYVGMVRVAVGPVPQALVALLLVLLGVILIVTGYTQTCLLNRLLGLNTYDPRGR; this is encoded by the coding sequence ATGAACAAGAACGTCGGCGGTTACGACAGGGTCTGGCGGTTCGTCGTTGGAGCGGTGTTACTCGTCGCCGGAGTCGTCGGCTACGTCGGGATGGTACGCGTCGCCGTGGGTCCCGTCCCACAGGCACTCGTGGCGCTGCTACTCGTCCTGCTTGGGGTGATCCTGATCGTGACCGGCTACACGCAGACGTGCCTGCTCAACCGCCTGCTGGGGCTGAACACCTACGACCCGCGCGGTCGGTGA
- a CDS encoding CPBP family intramembrane glutamic endopeptidase encodes MSLRGVLWNDAERRPRALLRVVLLIVVAALLAIGTSVGAAVGFGALRSWLSTAFGEAVATTLVAVVGVALTGGTVTLAVLIAGRYVDRRRVRDFGLRIDRGWWLDCGFGLALGAGLLTLVFLVGLAFGWLRVTGTLQPRAGFAVRFAGLVAIFVAVGVYEELLLRGYLLTNAAEGLVGWLGDRGAVVGATALSSLVFGLAHANNPNATLLSTLAIVLAGVMLAVGYVLTGDLAVPIGLHTTWNLFQGGVYGFPVSGLGVGASVVAVEETGPDVVTGGAFGPEAGLLGLGAMIVGTVAIAVWVRWRTGELRIDPAVTTPELRGDSGDAETPVDTDRWEPAPGDRE; translated from the coding sequence ATGAGCCTCCGAGGCGTCCTGTGGAACGACGCCGAGCGCCGTCCTCGTGCGCTCCTCCGGGTCGTCCTCCTGATCGTCGTCGCGGCGTTGCTCGCCATCGGAACGAGCGTCGGTGCGGCCGTCGGCTTCGGCGCCCTCCGGTCGTGGCTCTCGACGGCGTTCGGGGAGGCCGTCGCGACGACCCTCGTCGCCGTCGTCGGCGTCGCCCTCACCGGCGGCACCGTCACGCTCGCGGTCCTGATCGCTGGCCGGTACGTCGACCGGCGGCGCGTCCGCGATTTCGGCCTCCGGATCGACCGCGGCTGGTGGCTCGACTGCGGGTTCGGCCTCGCGCTCGGCGCCGGCCTGTTGACGCTCGTCTTCCTCGTCGGCCTCGCGTTCGGGTGGCTGCGGGTCACCGGCACCCTCCAACCTCGGGCCGGCTTCGCGGTTCGGTTCGCCGGCCTCGTCGCCATCTTCGTCGCCGTCGGCGTCTACGAGGAACTCCTCCTGCGTGGCTACCTGCTGACGAACGCCGCGGAGGGCCTCGTCGGGTGGCTCGGCGACCGGGGCGCCGTGGTGGGTGCGACGGCGCTCTCCTCGCTCGTCTTCGGCCTCGCCCACGCCAACAACCCGAACGCGACGCTCCTCTCGACGCTCGCCATCGTCCTCGCGGGCGTCATGCTCGCCGTCGGCTACGTCCTGACCGGTGACCTCGCGGTCCCCATCGGCCTGCATACGACCTGGAACCTGTTTCAGGGCGGCGTCTACGGCTTTCCCGTCTCCGGCCTCGGCGTCGGCGCGAGCGTCGTCGCCGTCGAGGAGACGGGGCCGGATGTCGTCACCGGCGGCGCGTTCGGTCCCGAGGCCGGTCTCCTCGGCCTCGGTGCGATGATCGTCGGTACCGTCGCCATCGCCGTCTGGGTCCGGTGGCGGACGGGCGAGCTACGGATCGATCCCGCAGTGACGACGCCGGAGCTACGGGGTGATTCCGGCGATGCAGAGACGCCCGTCGACACGGACCGGTGGGAACCGGCGCCCGGTGACCGCGAGTAG
- a CDS encoding DUF7473 family protein, with translation MDPVSLQTGVGRAPPLAVAGTVALFALFLSLTAHLAARNVLGDVPVRNAFLVGPLPAAIAVVAAALELPSLPAVAVALVVDALVIRYVYDLDRRLTAGVTLIHAVVSIILGAILFSLYVLVRSAPG, from the coding sequence ATGGACCCCGTCTCCCTGCAGACCGGTGTCGGCCGGGCCCCGCCGCTGGCCGTCGCCGGCACCGTCGCACTGTTCGCCCTGTTTCTCTCCCTCACCGCCCACCTCGCCGCTCGGAACGTCCTCGGCGACGTGCCGGTTCGCAACGCCTTCCTCGTCGGCCCGCTCCCCGCCGCCATCGCCGTCGTCGCCGCGGCGCTCGAACTCCCCTCCCTCCCCGCCGTCGCCGTCGCCCTCGTCGTCGACGCGCTGGTGATCCGGTACGTCTACGACCTCGACCGGCGACTCACCGCGGGCGTCACACTCATCCACGCCGTCGTCAGCATCATCCTCGGTGCCATCCTCTTCAGCCTCTACGTTCTCGTCCGCTCGGCGCCGGGCTAA
- a CDS encoding TATA-box-binding protein, whose protein sequence is MTDPKETINIENVVASTGIGQELDLQSVAMDLEGADYDPEQFPGLVYRTQNPKSAALIFRSGKIVCTGAKSTADVHESLHIVFDKLRDLKISVDEEPEIVVQNIVTSADLGKNLNLNAIAIGLGLENIEYEPEQFPGLVYRLDDPDVVALLFGSGKLVITGGKQPEDAEEAVDVIVSRLEELGLLG, encoded by the coding sequence ATGACCGATCCCAAGGAGACGATCAACATCGAAAACGTGGTGGCTTCTACCGGAATCGGACAGGAACTCGACCTCCAGAGCGTGGCGATGGACCTCGAAGGTGCGGACTACGACCCCGAACAGTTTCCGGGGCTCGTCTACCGGACGCAGAACCCCAAGTCGGCGGCCCTGATCTTCCGCTCGGGCAAGATCGTCTGCACCGGCGCGAAGTCGACGGCCGACGTACACGAGAGCCTGCACATCGTCTTCGACAAACTCCGCGACCTCAAGATCAGCGTCGACGAGGAGCCGGAGATCGTCGTCCAGAACATCGTCACGAGCGCCGACCTGGGCAAGAACCTCAACCTGAACGCCATCGCCATCGGTCTCGGCCTCGAAAACATCGAGTACGAACCCGAGCAGTTCCCGGGTCTCGTCTACCGCCTCGACGACCCCGACGTGGTCGCGCTCCTCTTCGGCTCCGGCAAACTCGTCATCACGGGCGGGAAACAGCCCGAAGACGCCGAGGAAGCCGTCGACGTGATCGTCTCCCGACTCGAAGAGCTCGGCCTCTTGGGATAG
- a CDS encoding TIGR01177 family methyltransferase, producing the protein MPPAVGPERVYGLELAGEDDAFAAREAACAATAVEPVAPGLATARGVDADRLRTLAYTHRASRLLGRCEAAVEAARALVAAATMDRSGTVAVRARDVRGTAGVDTRRTERELGAALVDRGFAVDLDDPDHELRACFAGDTCLVGWLVAESVRDYGDRKPTDRPFFQPGSMAPLDARAFVNLAGAEPGATILDPMCGTGGTLIEAGLVGARPVGIDAQWKMVRGARENCRAYLDGAFHALRGDATALPLVDDAVDGVVFDAPYGRQSKIARHTLADLVSGALAEAGRVAPRAVVVADRSWTEAAEAAGWTVVDTFERRVHRSLTRHVHLLER; encoded by the coding sequence ATGCCGCCGGCGGTCGGACCCGAACGCGTGTACGGTCTCGAACTCGCGGGTGAGGACGACGCCTTCGCGGCCCGGGAGGCGGCGTGTGCGGCGACGGCCGTCGAGCCCGTCGCGCCCGGCCTCGCGACGGCCCGCGGCGTCGACGCCGACCGCCTCCGGACGCTCGCCTACACCCACCGCGCCAGCCGACTGCTCGGGCGGTGTGAAGCGGCCGTCGAGGCCGCGCGGGCGCTCGTCGCGGCGGCCACGATGGATCGCTCGGGCACCGTCGCCGTCCGCGCCCGCGACGTGCGGGGGACGGCGGGCGTCGACACCCGTCGCACCGAACGCGAACTCGGGGCGGCACTCGTCGACCGCGGCTTCGCCGTCGATCTCGACGACCCGGACCACGAACTCCGGGCGTGCTTCGCCGGGGATACCTGCCTCGTGGGCTGGCTGGTCGCCGAGAGCGTCCGCGACTACGGCGACCGCAAGCCGACCGACCGGCCGTTCTTCCAGCCCGGGAGCATGGCGCCGCTCGACGCCCGTGCGTTCGTCAACCTCGCCGGCGCCGAACCGGGGGCGACGATCCTCGATCCGATGTGCGGGACGGGCGGCACCCTGATCGAGGCGGGGCTCGTCGGTGCCCGTCCCGTCGGAATCGACGCCCAGTGGAAGATGGTGCGGGGCGCCCGCGAGAACTGCCGGGCGTATCTCGACGGCGCGTTCCACGCCCTCCGCGGCGACGCGACGGCCCTCCCCCTCGTCGACGACGCGGTCGACGGCGTGGTCTTCGACGCGCCCTACGGTCGGCAGTCGAAGATCGCCCGCCACACGCTCGCGGACCTCGTGTCGGGGGCGCTCGCGGAGGCGGGGCGCGTGGCCCCGCGAGCGGTCGTCGTCGCCGACCGGTCGTGGACCGAGGCGGCCGAGGCGGCGGGATGGACGGTCGTGGACACCTTCGAACGCCGGGTGCACCGCTCGCTCACGCGGCACGTCCACCTGCTGGAGCGGTAA
- a CDS encoding TRAP transporter permease has translation MTDEDDTSPDETIDEPDPEETEALIQEIERKRSLTGWAVVAVAAIGIAFSFFQMWLAAKGFVLSLTVPGLGEVDFVALQLLQINAIHVAFGLVLTFLLYPSSTGNGPISSRCVALGAALDARLGPDHPLSRVVHVVGGALRWVFVDPDMDRVTPFDLTLIPVAVLSAAYFITDFDEIQRMRALGLEAGRPIQGVFTFLEPVAGLFGPVADTSYAMVLGVLGVLLVLEATRRAISLYLMLIVAAFVVYARFGVLIPQNAAYVGVLSIPELSWPSIIQNLWYNTENGVFGIPVTVSVQFIYIFILFGAFLEMSGAGQWFIDLAYAATGTRRGGPAKASILASGFMGTISGSSIANTVTTGAFTIPLMKKSGYRPEFAGGVEASASSGGQILPPVMGAAAFLIVQYTATPFADVIVAAAIPAIVFFFGVWVMVHFEASKLGIGGLDPADLVDIRSHLKSGWFYLVPIGLLLYYLIVERLSVARSAWFTLVAIGALIALVAAYSDETRGRLGALFTGLFAATLGAQYVAGTGILGALLGTGTGGQSLAAAFAATIGQLGAISIVAGVLTLLTHPFVEAPLLEFDDAVDRAARTNADVLGRPRLADNGLHRLVVFLGKSMEGGARTAVPVVIAVAAAGIIPGVISVTGLGPNLVALIEAVAGGSLVLLLLVTAVSSILLGMGMPTTVTYIILVSLLAPALTAFGVPELAAHLFILYFGVIADITPPVAVAAYAASGVAKSDAFQTGIEAFSLSLNKAIVPFAFVLAPGIVLLRREPNAAELEVGEKYRVLGTADLFDLGYIVPEVLIPVIGIFLGVVALAATVIGYVYTPVSRLERAAFALSSLLLMAPGLGVRGVLDVLGLVGIGAGGGGEVALGIDLALRGVGLALFVALLLGNRGQGASGFFGSETDADPETA, from the coding sequence ATGACCGACGAAGACGACACCTCACCCGACGAGACGATAGACGAACCGGACCCGGAGGAGACCGAGGCGCTCATCCAGGAGATCGAGCGCAAACGCTCGCTGACTGGCTGGGCGGTCGTCGCCGTCGCGGCCATCGGCATCGCCTTCTCCTTCTTCCAGATGTGGCTCGCCGCGAAGGGCTTCGTCCTCTCGCTCACCGTTCCCGGACTCGGCGAGGTGGACTTCGTCGCGCTCCAGTTGCTCCAGATCAACGCCATCCACGTCGCGTTCGGTCTCGTGCTCACCTTCCTGCTCTACCCGTCGAGCACCGGCAACGGGCCGATATCGTCGCGCTGTGTCGCGCTCGGCGCGGCGCTCGACGCCCGCCTCGGCCCCGACCACCCGCTCTCGCGGGTCGTCCACGTCGTCGGCGGCGCGCTCCGGTGGGTCTTCGTCGACCCCGATATGGATCGCGTGACGCCCTTCGACCTGACGTTGATCCCCGTCGCGGTGCTCTCCGCGGCCTACTTCATCACCGACTTCGACGAAATCCAGCGCATGCGCGCGCTCGGACTGGAGGCCGGCCGCCCCATTCAGGGCGTGTTCACCTTCCTCGAACCGGTCGCCGGCCTGTTCGGCCCCGTCGCCGACACCTCCTACGCGATGGTGCTCGGCGTCCTCGGCGTCCTCCTCGTGTTGGAGGCGACCCGCCGGGCGATCAGCCTCTATCTCATGCTCATCGTCGCCGCCTTCGTCGTCTACGCCCGCTTCGGCGTCCTCATCCCGCAGAACGCCGCCTACGTGGGCGTGCTCTCTATCCCCGAACTCTCGTGGCCCTCGATCATCCAGAACCTCTGGTACAACACGGAGAACGGCGTCTTCGGCATCCCCGTCACCGTCTCCGTCCAGTTCATCTACATCTTCATCCTCTTCGGCGCCTTCCTCGAGATGTCCGGCGCCGGGCAGTGGTTCATCGACCTCGCGTACGCGGCGACGGGCACCCGCCGCGGCGGCCCGGCCAAGGCCTCCATCCTCGCCTCCGGCTTCATGGGGACCATCTCCGGCTCCTCCATCGCCAACACGGTGACGACGGGTGCCTTCACCATCCCGCTCATGAAGAAGTCGGGCTACCGTCCCGAGTTCGCGGGCGGCGTCGAGGCGTCCGCCTCCTCCGGGGGACAGATCCTGCCACCGGTCATGGGCGCCGCCGCCTTCCTGATCGTCCAGTACACCGCGACGCCCTTCGCGGACGTCATCGTCGCCGCCGCCATCCCCGCCATCGTCTTCTTCTTCGGCGTCTGGGTGATGGTCCACTTCGAGGCCTCGAAACTCGGCATCGGCGGCCTCGACCCCGCCGACCTCGTCGACATCCGGTCGCATCTCAAGTCGGGGTGGTTCTACCTCGTTCCCATCGGCCTCCTGCTCTACTACCTCATCGTCGAGCGGCTGTCGGTCGCGCGGTCGGCGTGGTTCACGCTCGTCGCCATCGGCGCCCTGATCGCGCTCGTCGCGGCCTACAGCGACGAGACGCGGGGCCGACTCGGCGCGCTCTTCACCGGCCTGTTCGCCGCGACGCTCGGCGCCCAGTACGTCGCCGGCACCGGCATCCTGGGAGCGCTCCTCGGCACCGGCACCGGCGGCCAGTCGCTGGCGGCCGCGTTCGCGGCGACGATCGGTCAACTCGGCGCCATCAGCATCGTCGCGGGCGTGCTCACGCTCCTCACCCATCCGTTCGTCGAGGCACCACTCTTGGAGTTCGACGACGCGGTGGACCGGGCCGCCCGGACCAACGCCGACGTCCTCGGCCGACCGCGACTCGCGGACAACGGCCTCCACCGGCTGGTCGTCTTCCTCGGGAAGTCCATGGAGGGCGGCGCGCGGACGGCCGTGCCGGTCGTCATCGCCGTCGCCGCCGCGGGCATCATCCCGGGCGTCATCAGCGTCACCGGCCTCGGGCCGAACCTGGTGGCGCTCATCGAGGCCGTCGCCGGCGGGTCGCTCGTCCTCCTGCTCCTCGTGACCGCCGTCTCCTCCATCCTGCTCGGGATGGGGATGCCGACGACGGTGACGTACATCATCCTCGTCTCTCTGCTCGCGCCGGCGCTCACTGCCTTCGGCGTGCCCGAACTCGCCGCCCACCTCTTTATCCTCTATTTCGGCGTCATCGCGGACATCACGCCGCCGGTGGCCGTGGCGGCCTACGCCGCCTCGGGCGTGGCGAAATCCGACGCTTTCCAGACCGGCATCGAGGCCTTCTCGCTCTCCTTGAACAAGGCCATCGTCCCCTTCGCGTTCGTCCTCGCGCCGGGTATCGTCCTCCTGCGCCGTGAGCCGAACGCCGCGGAGCTGGAGGTGGGCGAAAAGTACCGCGTCCTCGGGACCGCCGACCTGTTCGACCTGGGCTACATCGTCCCCGAAGTGTTGATCCCCGTCATCGGCATCTTCCTCGGCGTCGTCGCGTTGGCGGCGACGGTCATCGGCTACGTCTACACGCCGGTGTCTCGGCTCGAACGCGCCGCCTTCGCGCTCAGTTCGCTCCTCCTGATGGCGCCGGGGCTGGGCGTTCGCGGCGTCCTCGACGTACTCGGCCTCGTCGGTATCGGCGCCGGCGGTGGCGGCGAGGTGGCACTCGGCATCGACCTCGCGCTCCGGGGGGTCGGCCTCGCGCTCTTCGTCGCCCTCCTCCTCGGCAACCGGGGACAGGGGGCCTCGGGTTTCTTCGGCTCCGAGACCGACGCGGACCCCGAAACCGCCTGA
- a CDS encoding DUF1850 domain-containing protein codes for MKRRYVAAVAFVVLVAALGSAAAVPDRRVLVVSDAETGETYLETPVDNGTVVALEYTHSVEKTRVYEAYTIRGDRLEMTHMEFESYGWGLPSRANVTRKNGTFIYDPPGSYERLTVAPGRIAGHRLHVGDETHDLVALSNGRSVTLSIHRRSAFALPLHGVDR; via the coding sequence ATGAAGCGCCGATACGTCGCCGCCGTCGCGTTCGTCGTCCTCGTCGCGGCCCTCGGGAGCGCCGCGGCTGTCCCCGACCGACGGGTGCTCGTCGTCAGCGACGCGGAGACGGGCGAGACGTACCTCGAAACACCCGTCGACAACGGCACTGTCGTCGCTCTCGAATACACCCACAGCGTCGAGAAGACCCGCGTCTACGAGGCCTACACCATCCGTGGCGACCGACTGGAGATGACCCACATGGAGTTCGAATCGTACGGCTGGGGGCTGCCGAGCCGCGCGAACGTCACCCGGAAGAACGGGACCTTTATCTACGATCCACCGGGGAGTTACGAGCGATTGACCGTCGCTCCCGGACGGATCGCCGGCCACCGACTTCACGTCGGCGACGAGACGCACGATCTGGTCGCGCTCTCGAACGGCCGGTCGGTGACGCTCTCGATCCACCGCCGGTCCGCGTTCGCGTTGCCACTTCACGGAGTCGATAGATGA
- a CDS encoding TAXI family TRAP transporter solute-binding subunit, producing MSDDSTRRRFLRAAGVTGVAALAGCSGGDGGDGGSGDTRLSWHAGGTGGTYFPLSNEFKSVVEANTDFTLNVQSTGASVENVGNLSSGDADFALIQNDIASFAKNGTGIEAFQDNAVDSLMGVATLYPETITIVTLQNTGIETISDLSGATINTGDLGSGTQVNALQILEAVGITEFNEQNASFSQAADQLRNGDIDAAFVVGGWPVGAIEDLATTNDVNIVPIEGENRQAVKDAASWFADDTIPAGTYTGVDSAVETVAVQAMIATRSGVAESTVETVTAAIFDNVDELTIKTDFISRDSAQDGMSIELHPGAAAYFDA from the coding sequence ATGTCAGACGATTCCACTCGACGACGATTCCTTCGTGCAGCCGGAGTAACTGGCGTCGCCGCGCTCGCCGGATGTAGCGGTGGCGACGGTGGCGACGGCGGGAGCGGCGACACCCGCCTCTCGTGGCACGCCGGCGGCACCGGCGGGACGTACTTCCCGCTCTCCAACGAGTTCAAGTCGGTCGTCGAGGCGAACACGGACTTCACGCTGAACGTCCAGTCGACGGGCGCCAGCGTCGAGAACGTGGGGAATCTCTCCAGCGGCGACGCCGACTTCGCCCTGATCCAGAACGACATCGCGTCCTTCGCGAAAAACGGGACGGGCATCGAGGCGTTCCAGGACAACGCCGTCGACTCCCTGATGGGCGTCGCGACGCTCTACCCCGAAACGATCACCATCGTCACGCTCCAGAACACGGGCATCGAGACGATTTCCGACCTCTCGGGCGCGACGATCAACACCGGTGACCTCGGCTCGGGCACGCAGGTCAACGCCCTCCAGATTCTGGAGGCCGTCGGCATCACGGAGTTCAACGAGCAGAACGCCTCGTTCTCGCAGGCCGCCGACCAGCTTCGGAACGGCGACATCGATGCCGCGTTCGTCGTCGGCGGCTGGCCCGTCGGCGCCATCGAGGACCTCGCGACGACCAACGACGTCAACATCGTCCCCATCGAGGGCGAGAACCGACAGGCGGTCAAGGACGCCGCCTCCTGGTTCGCGGACGACACCATCCCGGCTGGCACGTACACCGGCGTCGACAGCGCCGTCGAGACGGTGGCCGTGCAGGCGATGATCGCCACCCGCTCCGGCGTGGCCGAGTCGACCGTCGAGACGGTCACGGCGGCCATCTTCGACAACGTCGACGAACTCACGATCAAGACCGACTTCATCAGTCGGGACTCGGCCCAGGACGGCATGTCCATCGAACTCCACCCCGGCGCAGCCGCGTACTTCGACGCGTAA
- a CDS encoding protein sorting system archaetidylserine decarboxylase, which translates to MIRPSFSLAPGARRFALPPLLAALPLAVVAPPLGALALALGGFVIWFFRDPERSPPPNGVVAPADGHVSVVREEEGRIRVGVFMNVTDVHVLRAPMDGSVETVTHRPGAHRPAFTKESERNERVDVALDTHDVSMIAGWFARRIYPYLSGGDAVTRGDRIGHIAFGSRADVLLPAAYDRADLLVEEGDSVRAGETVVAL; encoded by the coding sequence GTGATCCGCCCCTCCTTCTCGCTCGCCCCCGGCGCCCGCCGGTTCGCGCTCCCGCCCCTTCTGGCCGCGCTCCCGCTCGCCGTCGTGGCGCCCCCGCTCGGCGCCCTCGCGCTGGCGCTCGGCGGGTTCGTGATCTGGTTCTTCCGCGACCCCGAGCGCAGCCCGCCCCCCAACGGCGTCGTCGCCCCCGCCGACGGCCACGTCTCCGTCGTCCGCGAGGAGGAGGGGCGGATCCGGGTCGGCGTGTTCATGAACGTCACCGACGTCCACGTCCTCCGGGCACCGATGGACGGGTCGGTCGAGACGGTCACCCACCGCCCGGGCGCGCATCGCCCGGCCTTCACCAAGGAGTCCGAGCGCAACGAGCGGGTGGACGTGGCCCTCGACACCCACGACGTGTCGATGATCGCCGGCTGGTTCGCGCGGCGCATCTACCCCTATCTCTCCGGCGGCGACGCGGTGACCCGCGGCGACCGGATCGGCCACATCGCCTTCGGGAGTCGCGCCGACGTACTCTTGCCGGCCGCGTACGACCGCGCCGACCTCCTCGTCGAGGAGGGCGACAGCGTCCGCGCCGGCGAGACGGTCGTGGCGTTGTGA